A genome region from Natronobeatus ordinarius includes the following:
- a CDS encoding aspartate aminotransferase family protein → MSQNSRSDLSQASPGSIPHWYAAGTEPVTIVDGDGACVYDEDGTEYLDFASQLYCVNAGHGEGRIADAIADQLERVAYVSSAKDNDTRAKLASRLAEVAPDSLSDVYFSVTGSEANESAVQLAREYTDGQKVLTRWRSYHGGTYGAGSLTGDPETRSTLERHATTTGAGKFLPPIPRAFDGATGEELAERAANHLEFVIRNEGPESIAAILTEPVAGTSGAYPGPPGYFERVRELCDEYDILLISDEVIAGFGRCGDWFGIQTEDVVPDMITFAKGVTSAYVPLAGVLVSEELSDWARENGTELGQTFAGHPVGCAAGLAAMDVYEDDLIENVRALEPHLGESLQALEDRYDAVHSVHGRGFLWGVEFADPETGEHFFDPRVDEAESADDNPVKAVQMAAQEGGVMFGSGRPNVQVIVSPPLCTTEAELDEAVAVLEEAIETVFG, encoded by the coding sequence ATGTCGCAAAATTCGCGAAGCGACCTCTCACAGGCGTCACCCGGATCGATCCCCCACTGGTACGCCGCGGGAACGGAACCGGTCACGATCGTCGACGGCGACGGCGCGTGCGTGTACGACGAGGATGGGACCGAGTACCTCGACTTCGCCTCACAGCTGTACTGCGTCAACGCGGGCCACGGCGAGGGGCGGATCGCCGACGCAATCGCCGACCAACTCGAGCGCGTGGCGTACGTCTCCTCGGCCAAAGACAACGACACCCGCGCCAAACTCGCCTCGCGGCTCGCCGAGGTTGCGCCGGATTCGCTCTCGGACGTCTACTTCTCGGTAACGGGTAGTGAGGCCAACGAATCCGCCGTCCAGCTCGCCCGGGAGTACACGGACGGACAGAAGGTCTTGACCCGCTGGCGCTCGTACCACGGCGGCACCTACGGTGCGGGGAGCCTGACGGGTGACCCGGAGACTCGTTCGACCCTCGAGCGCCACGCCACCACCACCGGCGCGGGGAAGTTCCTCCCGCCGATCCCCCGGGCGTTCGACGGCGCGACGGGCGAGGAGCTCGCCGAGCGCGCGGCGAACCACCTCGAGTTCGTCATTCGCAACGAGGGGCCGGAATCGATCGCGGCGATCCTCACCGAGCCCGTCGCGGGCACGAGCGGTGCCTACCCGGGCCCGCCGGGCTACTTCGAGCGCGTCCGCGAACTCTGTGACGAGTACGACATTCTCCTCATCTCCGACGAGGTCATCGCCGGCTTCGGCCGCTGTGGCGACTGGTTCGGCATCCAGACCGAGGACGTCGTCCCCGACATGATCACCTTCGCGAAGGGCGTCACGAGTGCCTACGTCCCACTTGCGGGCGTGCTCGTGAGCGAAGAGCTCAGCGACTGGGCTCGCGAGAACGGCACGGAACTCGGTCAGACGTTCGCGGGCCACCCGGTCGGCTGTGCGGCCGGGCTCGCCGCGATGGACGTCTACGAGGACGACCTGATCGAGAACGTCCGCGCGCTCGAGCCCCACCTGGGCGAGTCGCTCCAGGCGCTCGAGGATCGCTACGACGCCGTCCACTCGGTCCACGGCCGGGGCTTCCTCTGGGGCGTCGAGTTCGCCGACCCCGAGACGGGTGAACACTTCTTCGACCCCCGCGTCGACGAGGCCGAATCGGCCGACGACAACCCCGTCAAGGCCGTTCAGATGGCCGCACAGGAGGGGGGCGTCATGTTCGGCAGCGGTCGACCGAACGTACAGGTAATCGTCAGCCCGCCACTGTGCACCACCGAAGCAGAACTCGACGAGGCCGTCGCAGTGCTCGAAGAGGCCATCGAGACGGTCTTTGGCTGA
- a CDS encoding helix-turn-helix domain-containing protein has protein sequence MRYATVTLTWTHGDGHPIDAVFAGEDAVRIEAIRYVSPVQEGQYVELLELRGDLERARSLLADAPEVLEYDVAGADGQGVAYVQCRTAGLVDDLLAILRKHEIVLEWPMRSLERPESRGVEVSVFGTSRAIQRAAADLPDGVRLDLARLGEYEPDDDRLSATLTERQRELFELAVDEGYYEVPRETTHRELADMLGLAPGTVSEHLQRVEAKLVDAYTASS, from the coding sequence ATGAGGTACGCGACGGTCACGCTGACGTGGACTCACGGAGACGGCCATCCGATCGACGCCGTCTTCGCGGGGGAGGATGCGGTGCGTATCGAAGCGATCCGGTACGTGAGCCCGGTGCAGGAGGGACAGTACGTGGAACTGCTCGAACTCCGGGGCGACCTCGAGCGCGCCCGATCGCTGCTCGCGGACGCACCCGAGGTACTCGAGTACGACGTCGCCGGCGCCGACGGCCAGGGCGTCGCCTACGTCCAGTGTCGGACGGCCGGACTCGTCGACGACCTGCTGGCGATCCTCCGGAAACACGAGATCGTTCTCGAGTGGCCGATGCGGTCGCTCGAGCGACCCGAGAGCCGCGGCGTCGAGGTCTCCGTGTTTGGGACGAGTCGAGCGATCCAGCGGGCGGCGGCGGATCTCCCCGACGGGGTCCGTCTCGACCTCGCACGACTGGGCGAGTACGAACCCGACGACGACCGACTCTCGGCGACGTTGACCGAGCGCCAGCGGGAACTGTTCGAACTCGCCGTCGACGAAGGCTACTACGAGGTGCCGCGGGAGACGACCCACCGCGAGCTGGCCGACATGCTCGGCCTCGCACCGGGGACCGTGAGCGAACACCTCCAGCGGGTGGAAGCGAAACTGGTCGACGCCTACACCGCCTCGAGCTGA
- a CDS encoding cytochrome P450 → MSSDTPPFSDDRPPGPEGLPVLGNQLAFLRNPYEFMTRTAREYGDIAAWEDPGGPVYQLNHPDHIEQVLVQNNQNYIKGENFQNVLRPITGNGILNSEGAVWRRNRHLLQPAFHPNRIQEYASMMTDFTEESLETWEDGQTRHFHDDMMEVTLKIVARALFGADIDDQVHVVGSALDEFMLASETLSHFVLPPGVPTPSRRRIRRARERLDAVVYGLIEERRRNPTEGDVISTLLEVTDDQGNTLSNEQIRDEVVTLLLAGHETTALSLTLTAYLLAKHPEVEERLVEELDDVLDGEAPTIEDLEELTYTERVVKESMRLYPPVPGIVREPVKPDIVGGYEIPPGATVRMHQWVVHRDPRWYDDPLAFRPERWTDEMERSLPKLAYFPFAAGPRRCIGDRFAMLEARLILATVYQQYHLELVPGTELDLMATITARPKHEIPMTVHRR, encoded by the coding sequence ATGAGCAGCGACACACCTCCATTCTCGGACGACCGGCCGCCGGGCCCCGAGGGGCTTCCGGTACTCGGCAATCAGCTGGCGTTTCTCCGCAACCCGTACGAGTTCATGACGCGGACGGCTCGCGAGTACGGCGATATCGCCGCCTGGGAGGACCCCGGCGGCCCCGTTTACCAGCTCAACCACCCCGACCACATCGAGCAGGTGCTCGTCCAGAACAACCAGAACTACATCAAAGGTGAGAACTTCCAGAACGTCCTCCGGCCGATCACCGGCAACGGCATACTCAACAGCGAGGGCGCAGTCTGGCGACGCAACCGCCACCTCCTCCAGCCCGCGTTCCATCCGAACCGAATTCAGGAGTACGCGTCGATGATGACCGACTTTACGGAGGAGTCCCTCGAGACGTGGGAGGACGGCCAGACGCGTCACTTTCACGACGACATGATGGAGGTGACCCTGAAGATCGTCGCCCGGGCGCTGTTCGGCGCGGACATCGACGACCAGGTCCACGTCGTCGGGTCGGCGCTGGACGAGTTCATGCTCGCCTCAGAGACCCTCTCTCACTTCGTGTTACCACCGGGCGTTCCGACCCCGTCGCGCCGGCGGATCAGGCGCGCCCGCGAGCGACTCGACGCGGTCGTCTACGGCCTGATCGAGGAACGACGGCGGAACCCGACCGAGGGAGACGTCATCTCGACCTTACTCGAGGTGACCGACGACCAGGGGAACACGCTCTCGAACGAGCAGATCCGCGACGAAGTCGTGACGCTGTTGCTCGCCGGTCACGAGACGACCGCGCTCTCGCTGACGCTCACGGCGTACCTCCTGGCAAAACACCCCGAAGTCGAGGAGCGGCTCGTAGAAGAGTTGGACGACGTCCTCGACGGCGAAGCCCCCACGATCGAGGACCTCGAGGAGCTGACCTACACCGAGCGGGTCGTCAAGGAGTCGATGCGACTGTACCCACCGGTGCCAGGCATCGTTCGCGAGCCAGTGAAGCCGGACATCGTCGGCGGCTACGAGATCCCCCCAGGGGCGACGGTTCGGATGCACCAGTGGGTCGTCCACCGCGATCCCCGATGGTACGACGATCCCCTCGCGTTCCGGCCGGAACGCTGGACCGACGAGATGGAACGCTCGCTGCCGAAACTCGCGTACTTCCCGTTCGCGGCGGGGCCCCGACGCTGTATCGGCGATCGGTTCGCGATGCTCGAGGCGCGACTCATCCTCGCGACCGTCTACCAGCAGTATCACCTCGAGCTCGTCCCCGGGACCGAGCTCGACCTGATGGCGACGATCACGGCGCGGCCGAAACACGAGATTCCCATGACCGTCCACCGCCGGTGA
- a CDS encoding DUF7333 family protein, translating into MALELDTVKTMVAFVLVIAIGTALLFPMPGMTTSTILMMVVPSMVIFGLIMLAIGVAHGQYRATH; encoded by the coding sequence ATGGCACTCGAGCTAGATACGGTCAAGACGATGGTTGCGTTCGTGCTTGTCATCGCGATCGGCACGGCTTTGTTGTTCCCGATGCCCGGGATGACGACCAGTACGATCCTGATGATGGTCGTCCCGTCGATGGTGATCTTCGGACTGATCATGCTCGCTATTGGCGTCGCACACGGCCAGTATCGCGCGACGCACTGA
- a CDS encoding geranylgeranyl reductase family protein, with the protein MSTESHDVVVVGGGTAGCFAATTAAQDGLDVVLVERKTEEEGGYIACGDGIKGASKFPDVVDRDRLDEEAFTNHGISRALFENPLTGETIDIPFTESGGVVDRYKYGQILLEETDRAGAEIHYETVVQDVVQPNGRVEGVRAIREGEPVTYEAEVVIDGAGALSILQDKADLSTSTFDTNVNYSQFCSAYREVLEVPEPVDWHDALVFKPTEELGYLWYFPRSATEINAGLGFQMNKPPMKLVEVLKADLASRAEFQGATVKNKLGAALPTRRPYDSAVHPGFVAVGDAAGHVNPCTGGGIPGAAKAGHWAAKVAAEAIGDGDVSEAALWEYNRRVQTDFGKRFAAMDLYNIFGGAHEIEELVSVITSLPGQQIVDALGKRGTASMGLGLKLKTLLKTVGHWDVLYELYKIQQEAKTLKDVYDSYPDDPRHFDAWQAERDAVMDRVYELTGAEPKY; encoded by the coding sequence ATGTCCACGGAATCCCACGACGTTGTCGTCGTTGGCGGTGGGACGGCCGGCTGTTTCGCCGCAACGACCGCCGCACAGGACGGCCTCGACGTCGTTCTCGTCGAGCGCAAGACCGAGGAGGAGGGCGGATACATCGCCTGCGGCGACGGGATCAAGGGCGCGAGCAAGTTTCCCGACGTCGTCGACCGCGATCGGCTCGACGAGGAGGCGTTCACCAACCACGGGATCAGCCGTGCACTCTTCGAGAACCCGCTGACGGGCGAGACGATCGACATCCCGTTCACCGAGTCCGGTGGCGTCGTCGACCGCTACAAGTACGGTCAGATTCTCCTCGAGGAGACCGACCGCGCTGGCGCGGAGATCCACTACGAGACGGTCGTCCAGGACGTCGTCCAGCCGAACGGTCGGGTCGAGGGTGTGCGGGCGATCCGGGAGGGTGAGCCGGTCACCTACGAGGCCGAGGTCGTCATCGACGGCGCCGGCGCGCTGTCGATCTTACAGGACAAAGCCGACCTCTCTACCTCGACGTTCGATACGAACGTCAACTACTCGCAGTTTTGCTCGGCCTACCGCGAGGTCCTCGAGGTGCCCGAGCCCGTCGACTGGCACGACGCGCTCGTGTTCAAACCGACCGAGGAGCTCGGCTATCTCTGGTACTTCCCGCGATCGGCGACGGAGATCAACGCCGGGCTGGGCTTCCAGATGAACAAGCCGCCGATGAAGCTCGTCGAGGTGCTCAAAGCCGACCTCGCGAGCCGGGCGGAGTTCCAGGGGGCGACGGTGAAGAACAAACTCGGTGCGGCGCTGCCGACGCGTCGGCCCTACGACTCGGCCGTCCACCCCGGCTTCGTGGCCGTCGGCGACGCCGCCGGACACGTCAACCCGTGTACGGGCGGCGGCATCCCCGGCGCCGCGAAGGCCGGCCACTGGGCCGCCAAGGTGGCCGCCGAAGCGATCGGCGACGGCGACGTGAGCGAGGCCGCGCTGTGGGAGTACAACCGGCGCGTCCAGACCGACTTCGGCAAGCGCTTCGCCGCGATGGACCTCTACAACATCTTCGGCGGCGCCCACGAGATCGAAGAACTCGTCTCGGTCATCACCTCCCTGCCCGGACAGCAGATCGTCGATGCGCTCGGGAAACGCGGGACCGCCTCCATGGGCCTCGGGCTGAAGCTCAAGACGCTGCTGAAGACGGTCGGCCACTGGGACGTCCTCTACGAACTCTACAAGATCCAGCAGGAGGCCAAGACGCTCAAGGACGTCTACGACTCCTATCCCGACGACCCGCGCCACTTCGACGCCTGGCAGGCCGAACGCGACGCCGTGATGGACCGCGTCTACGAGCTCACCGGTGCCGAGCCGAAGTACTGA
- a CDS encoding HTH domain-containing protein, whose translation MASKTAELTAVCYVRAPLLLEPVDQQVETLQACEADGTVDTVLLRSWPKEVARTENSPYQEVLEAFERFDRWADERGVSVQPPFRERTVTSTVTGESKDVLVTPMLCLAVYRNDELHAVFPHTDGEETVTASEAIATLRTGELPTPLGAPPTEPERANACPECDGDLLNGQGVFACLDCGFTASLTADGRYVELELSTPEAPEFDVAPDLR comes from the coding sequence ATGGCGTCGAAGACAGCCGAACTGACCGCGGTCTGTTACGTGCGTGCACCGCTGCTCTTAGAGCCGGTGGACCAGCAGGTCGAGACCCTGCAGGCGTGTGAGGCGGACGGAACCGTCGACACGGTCCTGCTCCGAAGCTGGCCAAAGGAGGTCGCGCGCACGGAGAACAGCCCGTACCAGGAGGTGCTCGAGGCGTTCGAACGATTCGACCGGTGGGCCGACGAGCGGGGCGTGAGCGTGCAGCCGCCGTTCAGAGAGCGCACCGTGACGTCGACGGTGACGGGCGAGTCGAAAGACGTTCTCGTCACGCCGATGCTCTGTCTCGCCGTCTACCGAAACGACGAGCTCCACGCGGTGTTCCCGCACACCGACGGTGAGGAGACCGTGACGGCCTCCGAGGCGATCGCCACGCTTCGAACCGGTGAACTCCCCACGCCGCTGGGAGCCCCACCCACCGAGCCAGAGCGGGCGAACGCCTGTCCCGAGTGTGACGGCGACCTGCTCAACGGGCAGGGCGTGTTCGCCTGCCTCGACTGTGGCTTCACCGCCTCGCTCACTGCCGACGGTCGGTACGTCGAACTCGAGCTGTCGACGCCCGAAGCGCCCGAATTCGACGTTGCACCCGACCTGCGCTGA
- a CDS encoding RsmB/NOP family class I SAM-dependent RNA methyltransferase has protein sequence MEPLERYRPVVDDFEAFLEACRRPLGTAVRVNAIKASVDRATATLEEEGVGYEQADWNPRVLRLETDSPGSTWASFHGFTHGQEEVSAVPPVVLDPQPGERVWDACAAPGGKTTQLAALMDDRGTVVGNDSNLGRLSALRFNAERLGATSIVVTNQDARNYSMNPLAFDEFDRALVDAPCSCEGTIRKNPDALDDWSIGHVQSVVGIQKGILRRAIQATREGGAVVYSTCTFAPEENEAVVDYALEREDCRVVPFDLGLMHSPGLTEWEGEEYDSSLEEAARIYPHQNDTGGFFVAKLEVGA, from the coding sequence ATGGAACCACTCGAGCGGTACCGACCCGTCGTCGACGACTTCGAGGCGTTCCTCGAGGCCTGCCGCCGCCCGCTCGGGACCGCCGTCCGGGTGAACGCGATCAAGGCGTCCGTCGATCGGGCGACCGCGACGCTCGAGGAAGAGGGCGTCGGCTACGAGCAGGCCGACTGGAACCCGCGCGTGCTGCGCCTCGAGACGGACTCGCCTGGGTCGACGTGGGCCTCGTTTCACGGCTTCACCCACGGCCAGGAGGAGGTGTCGGCGGTGCCGCCAGTCGTCCTCGATCCGCAGCCGGGCGAGCGGGTCTGGGACGCCTGTGCCGCCCCGGGCGGGAAGACGACCCAGCTCGCCGCGTTGATGGACGACCGGGGAACGGTGGTAGGCAACGACAGCAACCTCGGGCGGCTCTCGGCGCTGCGCTTCAACGCCGAACGCCTCGGCGCGACGTCGATCGTCGTGACGAACCAGGACGCGCGCAACTACTCGATGAACCCCCTCGCCTTCGACGAGTTCGACCGCGCACTCGTCGACGCCCCCTGCTCGTGCGAGGGGACGATCCGGAAGAACCCCGACGCCCTCGACGACTGGTCGATCGGTCACGTCCAGTCGGTCGTCGGCATCCAGAAGGGCATCCTCCGGCGAGCGATCCAGGCCACCCGCGAGGGCGGGGCGGTCGTCTACTCGACCTGTACGTTCGCCCCCGAAGAGAACGAGGCCGTCGTCGACTACGCCCTCGAGCGCGAGGACTGTCGCGTCGTCCCCTTCGACCTCGGCCTCATGCACTCGCCGGGGCTCACCGAGTGGGAAGGCGAGGAGTACGACTCGAGTCTCGAGGAGGCCGCACGGATCTATCCCCACCAGAACGACACGGGCGGCTTCTTCGTCGCGAAACTGGAGGTGGGGGCATGA
- a CDS encoding DUF7122 family protein, with the protein MSDDGADLEQNVGQRFDRLPETSDERTVEGRASREDVVGYFEERFAIPPETFDDHTFWEKGSGKIWVYAGESPSTVELEALGMTCLRTRQEHWKPTTDAIQRFGRHATRNVIELSREEAERFVDGADQDLEWDGDWGYLIAAHQVAGELEPLGVGLYIHGELRSMVPKGRQRDL; encoded by the coding sequence ATGAGCGACGACGGAGCCGACCTCGAGCAAAACGTCGGCCAGCGGTTCGACCGCCTGCCCGAGACGAGCGACGAGCGCACCGTCGAGGGGCGGGCGAGCCGCGAGGACGTCGTCGGCTACTTCGAGGAGCGCTTTGCTATCCCACCGGAGACGTTCGACGACCACACGTTCTGGGAAAAGGGCTCGGGGAAGATCTGGGTCTACGCGGGCGAGTCCCCGTCGACGGTCGAACTCGAGGCGCTCGGGATGACCTGCCTGCGCACCCGCCAGGAACACTGGAAGCCGACGACGGACGCGATCCAGCGCTTCGGCCGCCACGCGACGCGCAACGTGATCGAACTCTCCCGCGAGGAGGCCGAACGGTTCGTCGACGGCGCAGACCAGGACCTCGAGTGGGATGGCGACTGGGGCTACCTGATCGCCGCCCATCAGGTGGCCGGCGAACTCGAGCCCCTCGGGGTGGGGCTGTACATCCACGGCGAGTTGCGCTCGATGGTGCCGAAGGGTCGACAGCGAGACCTGTGA
- the tuf gene encoding translation elongation factor EF-1 subunit alpha, producing the protein MTDKPHQNLAIIGHVDHGKSTLVGRLLFETGNIPEHVIEQHREEAEEKGKGGFEFAYVMDNLAEERERGLTIDIAHQEFDTDEYYFTVVDTPGHRDFVKNMITGASQADNAVLVVAANDGVQPQTREHVFLARTLGIGELIVGVNKMDVVEYDEERYREVVEEVKGLLGQVQFAVDDASFIPMSAFEGDNVADASENTPWYDGPTVLEALNGLPEPEAPTDAPLRLPIQDVYTISGIGTVPVGRLETGVMETGDSVSFQPSDVGGEVKTIEMHHEEIARAEPGDNVGFNVRGVGKDDIRRGDVCGPADEPPTVARTFQAQIVVMQHPSVITAGYTPVFHAHTAQVACTIETLDQKLDPASGEVTEENPDYIQAGDAAIVTIRPQKPLSLEPSSEIPELGSFAVRDMGQTVAAGRVLEIEEA; encoded by the coding sequence ATGACTGACAAGCCACATCAGAACCTGGCCATCATCGGCCACGTCGACCACGGGAAGAGTACGCTGGTCGGCCGACTGCTGTTCGAGACGGGAAACATCCCCGAGCACGTGATCGAACAGCACCGCGAGGAAGCCGAGGAGAAGGGCAAGGGCGGCTTCGAGTTCGCCTACGTGATGGACAACCTCGCCGAGGAGCGCGAACGTGGCCTGACGATCGACATCGCCCATCAGGAGTTCGACACCGACGAGTACTACTTCACGGTGGTGGACACGCCCGGCCACCGCGACTTCGTGAAGAACATGATCACCGGGGCCTCGCAGGCCGACAACGCCGTGCTCGTCGTCGCGGCCAACGACGGCGTCCAGCCCCAGACGAGAGAACACGTCTTCTTAGCGCGCACGCTCGGCATCGGCGAGTTGATCGTCGGCGTGAACAAGATGGACGTCGTCGAGTACGACGAGGAGCGCTACCGCGAGGTCGTCGAGGAAGTGAAAGGACTGCTCGGACAGGTCCAGTTCGCCGTCGACGACGCCTCGTTCATCCCGATGTCGGCGTTCGAGGGCGACAACGTCGCCGACGCCTCGGAGAACACGCCCTGGTACGACGGCCCGACGGTGCTCGAGGCGCTGAACGGGCTGCCCGAACCCGAGGCGCCGACTGACGCGCCGCTGCGTCTCCCGATTCAGGACGTCTACACCATCTCGGGAATCGGCACCGTCCCCGTCGGTCGACTCGAGACCGGCGTGATGGAGACCGGCGACAGCGTCTCCTTCCAGCCCAGCGACGTGGGCGGCGAGGTGAAGACGATCGAGATGCACCACGAGGAGATCGCGCGCGCCGAGCCCGGCGACAACGTCGGCTTCAACGTCCGCGGCGTCGGCAAGGACGACATCCGCCGCGGCGACGTCTGTGGCCCCGCCGACGAGCCGCCGACCGTCGCCCGAACCTTCCAGGCCCAGATCGTCGTCATGCAACACCCGAGCGTGATCACCGCGGGCTACACGCCCGTCTTCCACGCCCACACCGCCCAGGTCGCCTGCACGATCGAAACCCTCGACCAGAAGCTCGATCCCGCGAGCGGAGAGGTAACCGAGGAGAACCCCGACTACATCCAGGCGGGCGACGCGGCCATCGTCACGATCCGTCCACAGAAGCCCCTCAGCCTCGAGCCCTCGAGCGAGATCCCCGAACTCGGCAGCTTCGCCGTCCGGGACATGGGTCAGACGGTCGCCGCGGGACGCGTGCTCGAGATCGAGGAGGCCTGA
- a CDS encoding alpha/beta fold hydrolase, producing the protein MSLLPRPKTDQLVDRYPHVRVGDGPKTLLVIPGLGDAMFDGEYGRSGAWAVRYSFRRFLDEYTVRVVSRPRGLAEGTSIRELARDYARVLETQIGPASVLGISMGGLIAQELANLRPDLVDRLVLAASGCRLADESVQIGRRLRWYALEEEWTKIRTELLREMYTGYRRTLYPRLSATVGRLRPPTPAEPADVVVSIDAVLEYDGTDRLEEIEPRTLVIGGDEDPFFPEEILRETHAGIPDAQLAMFRNARHGAYLERKEGFDNWVKGFLADETRAASL; encoded by the coding sequence ATGTCACTGCTGCCACGACCGAAGACGGATCAGCTCGTCGATCGGTACCCACACGTTCGAGTCGGTGACGGCCCGAAGACGCTCCTCGTGATCCCCGGGCTCGGCGACGCGATGTTCGACGGGGAGTACGGCCGGTCCGGCGCCTGGGCCGTTCGCTACTCCTTCCGGCGGTTTCTCGACGAGTACACGGTTCGCGTGGTGAGCCGGCCGCGCGGCCTCGCCGAGGGGACGTCGATCCGCGAGCTGGCTCGCGACTACGCGCGTGTGCTCGAGACCCAGATCGGACCTGCCTCGGTGCTCGGCATCTCGATGGGCGGGCTAATCGCCCAGGAGCTCGCGAACCTCCGACCCGACCTGGTCGACCGGCTCGTACTCGCCGCCTCCGGCTGCCGGCTCGCCGACGAGAGCGTTCAGATCGGCCGTCGGCTCCGCTGGTACGCCCTCGAGGAGGAGTGGACGAAAATCCGCACGGAGCTCCTTCGGGAGATGTACACGGGCTACAGACGGACGCTGTACCCGCGGCTCTCGGCGACGGTCGGCCGGCTCCGGCCCCCGACGCCCGCCGAACCAGCCGACGTCGTTGTCTCGATCGACGCAGTCCTCGAGTACGACGGTACAGACCGACTCGAGGAGATCGAGCCCCGAACGCTCGTCATCGGCGGCGACGAGGATCCGTTCTTCCCCGAGGAGATCCTGCGGGAAACGCACGCCGGCATCCCCGACGCCCAGCTGGCGATGTTCCGGAACGCCCGTCACGGCGCCTACCTCGAGCGAAAGGAAGGGTTCGACAACTGGGTGAAGGGGTTCCTCGCCGACGAGACCCGGGCCGCTTCACTGTGA